A window of the Chondrinema litorale genome harbors these coding sequences:
- a CDS encoding uracil-DNA glycosylase family protein gives MFENLLAEIRKCTVCQEYLPLGANPVVSAHKKSKILIVGQAPGTKVHQSGIPWDDQSGKRLREWMGIDTDIFYNTEKIAIIPMGFCYPGRGKSGDLPPRKECAPLWHSQLLKLLPNLQLTLLIGQYAQKYYLKEKVSKKTLTETVKTFYEYLPSYIPLPHPSPRNNIWMRKNSWFEEDIVPVLQTKVKELIID, from the coding sequence ATGTTTGAAAACTTATTAGCTGAAATTAGAAAATGTACTGTTTGCCAAGAGTACCTACCACTAGGTGCAAATCCTGTTGTTTCGGCACATAAGAAAAGTAAGATTTTAATAGTAGGGCAGGCACCTGGAACTAAAGTACATCAATCTGGTATTCCATGGGACGACCAAAGTGGCAAAAGACTACGCGAATGGATGGGAATTGATACAGATATTTTTTATAATACTGAAAAGATTGCCATTATCCCAATGGGGTTTTGTTATCCGGGTAGGGGGAAGTCTGGCGATTTGCCACCACGAAAAGAATGTGCTCCTTTGTGGCATAGTCAACTATTAAAGCTATTGCCCAACTTGCAACTTACCTTATTAATTGGGCAATATGCTCAGAAATATTATTTGAAAGAAAAAGTATCAAAGAAGACATTAACTGAAACAGTAAAGACTTTCTATGAATACTTGCCTTCTTATATTCCTTTGCCGCATCCCTCACCAAGAAATAATATTTGGATGCGGAAAAACTCTTGGTTTGAAGAAGATATTGTACCAGTCTTGCAGACAAAAGTAAAAGAGCTGATAATTGATTGA
- a CDS encoding DUF1697 domain-containing protein translates to MFYIALLRGINVSGQKKIKMAELKTMFIDLKLDKVQTYIQSGNVIFESNEKDSLLLAEKIKAKILDTFGFDVDVFVYNKEDFAKRVNASPFKDEAIESLYFTFLSEQPKEIPTEKIEKAKKESESIHFDGDTIYLCYKEGYGKSKVTNNFFEQKLKLKATTRNWKTSQKLLEMIKQAEEAS, encoded by the coding sequence ATGTTTTACATTGCATTGCTTCGTGGAATAAATGTAAGTGGCCAGAAAAAAATTAAGATGGCTGAGCTTAAAACTATGTTTATAGACCTTAAGCTTGATAAAGTACAGACTTACATACAAAGTGGTAATGTGATTTTTGAAAGCAATGAAAAGGATAGCCTACTCCTTGCAGAAAAGATTAAAGCTAAAATTCTAGATACGTTCGGCTTTGATGTAGATGTATTTGTATACAATAAAGAAGATTTTGCCAAAAGGGTTAATGCAAGTCCTTTTAAGGATGAAGCTATAGAGAGTCTATATTTTACTTTTCTCTCAGAACAACCAAAGGAAATCCCCACTGAAAAGATTGAGAAAGCAAAAAAAGAGAGTGAGTCTATTCATTTCGATGGTGACACTATTTATCTCTGCTATAAAGAAGGGTATGGAAAAAGTAAAGTCACCAATAATTTTTTTGAGCAGAAATTGAAGCTTAAAGCTACCACCAGAAACTGGAAAACATCACAAAAGCTCCTCGAAATGATTAAGCAAGCTGAAGAAGCTTCATAA